The nucleotide window CGACGATAGCTATTATGCTGAGTATTCCCCTGCGTGATCGAATCGCCCAACGGCATGATGCGCGTCGGATTTGCGGATGGCTCCGCTTTTGATGTCGCCGTCGTAATGCACAAGACACTTAAGAGAGTTCCGGCAACGAAAGCTGGCAGCATGAACCTGCCAATTGAGAGGTTGAACTTCAACTTGCTCCTGGCTCCTGAACTCTGAAAGATAAGGGTAAAGATAGTGTATTGTGCTTTTTGATGTACACAAGACTCAACATGCTGCTGGGTGAGATGGGGTTAGGATTGACCGTTCTATCTTTGCTGATTTGGCTCGGATTGCTGGGCTTTCGGGGTCAATTTTGGCGAACCGATCAGCGTTTAGAAGCAGTAGAAACACCGCCACAGCCCACCCCTTCAGAATTATATCCATCAATCTGTGCTGTCGTCCCGGCTCGGAATGAGGCTGAATTGCTACCCGTAACCTTGCGATCGCTCCTCAACCAAGACTATCCTGGCTCCTATTCGGTGATTTTGGTGGATGATCACAGTACTGATGGTACAGCGAGTGTTGCTCAACAGGTTGCCCAAGAACTGAACAAAAGCTGGCAGTTGAAAATGATTCCAGGTGTACCCCTGCCTGCGGGTTGGACGGGAAAGCTTTGGGCGATGGAACAAGGCATTCGCCATGCTCAGAACCTAACCCCACTGCCTGACTATTTGCTGTTGACGGATGCCGATATTGAACATGACAGTGGCAATCTCCGCCGCCTCATCGCCAAAGCACAACAGGCAGATTTAGATCTCGTTTCCTTGATGGTGCTACTGCGATGCCAGGATGTTTGGGAGCAATTTTTAATCCCAGCGTTTGTGTTCTTCTTTCAAAAACTCTATCCCTTTCGTTGGGTGAATGACCCCTTTAATCCTACCGCCGCCGCTGCTGGGGGATGTATTTTGATTCGTCGTGAAGCGTTAAGTCGCATTGGTGGATTGCAGGTGGTTCGCCAAGCACTCATTGATGATTGTGCCTTGGCTCAAGCCGTAAAGTCGAGTCGTTCAGAGGAAGGGAAAGGCAGAAGTCGCATTTGGCTAGGACTTACGACTTTAACCCGGAGTTTACGCCCTTATCCCTCTTTAGAGACGATTTGGGAAATGGTGGCTCGCACCGCCTATACACAGTTAAACTATTCGCCCTTATTGCTGTTGGGAACGCTATGTGCTATGACTCTGGTTTACTTGGTGCCGCCTGCGGGAGCCATCTGGGGAGGATTGACGGGAAACGGGATAGTTGCGATCGCGGGTTTATCGGCATGGCTGTTGATGAGTGTGGCTTACTTCCCTATCGTCCGATTTTATGGGTGTTCACCTGGGTTGGCATTTTCCTTACCTGCGATCGCTTTTCTGTATACTCTGATGACTCTAGACTCTGCTATACGGCACTGGCAAGGTCGAGGCGGTGCTTGGAAAGGAAGAATGTATTCTGAGAGAGGGTAGGGCAAGCTTTTTTTTCACAAAGAAATCTCCTTTGTGTTGACAACTAAAGCTTGAAGGAGAAACTAGAGAACTTTTTCATCCTTCATCCTTCACAGGTGATATTTCAGATCCATTATTCACTTTTTGCTGTATTGCCTGCCTTAATCCAACCTTCTTGATTACCCTCAACCACGCGCACCTGTTGCCATCTGCCATCGTCGCTTTGTTTGAGAACGAACAATTCCTGATTGGCAGCAACACCGCCAATACGGTTTGACTCGAAATTAGGCGCGTCGCGCAGACTCAAGCCTTCTGGCCAAGTCACACGCGCTTTATAAGCTCCTGGTGGCAGTTTTTGGATGGGCGACTTACTAGGCGTGGGAGTGGGTTGACTGCTCAGTTTGGATTTAGAAGTCTGAATTAAACTGGCTTTCTTAGCCATCGGGAACTTCTTCTGTTGTTCTTCCGCAAAGATAGGTTTGGCAGGACTAATAGAGAGCCTTGTCCAGAAGTAATAAGCCGCACCCAGACCACAAAAGACCAAGAATATGATGCCGACAAAAAAACCGAGGATAAACTTAAAGATGCCTGACAAACTCATAGGGAGTTGTGGGTAATTGGTAATGGGTAATGAAGGGGTAATGGGTAATCGATCTTTAATCACCCACTATCCATAAACAATCGGGTTACTGAAATTGACGCTGAATGCGATTGCTCAAACGGCTATCTCTAGATGCCATTCGGGCTTTTCCGGCAGCTGCCCAGTTTTGTAAAAATTGGA belongs to Microcoleus sp. AS-A8 and includes:
- a CDS encoding glycosyltransferase, whose amino-acid sequence is MYTRLNMLLGEMGLGLTVLSLLIWLGLLGFRGQFWRTDQRLEAVETPPQPTPSELYPSICAVVPARNEAELLPVTLRSLLNQDYPGSYSVILVDDHSTDGTASVAQQVAQELNKSWQLKMIPGVPLPAGWTGKLWAMEQGIRHAQNLTPLPDYLLLTDADIEHDSGNLRRLIAKAQQADLDLVSLMVLLRCQDVWEQFLIPAFVFFFQKLYPFRWVNDPFNPTAAAAGGCILIRREALSRIGGLQVVRQALIDDCALAQAVKSSRSEEGKGRSRIWLGLTTLTRSLRPYPSLETIWEMVARTAYTQLNYSPLLLLGTLCAMTLVYLVPPAGAIWGGLTGNGIVAIAGLSAWLLMSVAYFPIVRFYGCSPGLAFSLPAIAFLYTLMTLDSAIRHWQGRGGAWKGRMYSERG
- a CDS encoding SH3 domain-containing protein — protein: MIKDRLPITPSLPITNYPQLPMSLSGIFKFILGFFVGIIFLVFCGLGAAYYFWTRLSISPAKPIFAEEQQKKFPMAKKASLIQTSKSKLSSQPTPTPSKSPIQKLPPGAYKARVTWPEGLSLRDAPNFESNRIGGVAANQELFVLKQSDDGRWQQVRVVEGNQEGWIKAGNTAKSE